The nucleotide sequence GTGAAAGCAAAATGTAGAAATTAATTTCGGATTGATTAATTACATTTCACACCACATGGAGAAACAGCATTCACCAAGCGTACAACCCAACAGAACCCCATGATTCATAGGTGGAACTTACTCTGCTTGTAAGCTGGGGACAGGGTGACCGAACGCTACAACAGGCAGCTTGTCCGTCACCTCTATGCAGTGCACTGCAATAAGAGGATAAATAAGATGGAAACTCTTCGACGCATCGAATACCGTACTGGTGAACCTCCGAGGACCCACCATTTTTGGGGCTGAAGAAGAAAGAGCCGAGCTGCCTTTTCCTGATGTCATCCGCGTCCTCTTGGCTTGCCCGCTGTCTCTGGAGCAACCTCTCCGTTCTGCGTTGCTCTCTCAGCCTCTGGATGTCCCATCTGCCGCGAGAAAGGAGCCGTACCTTCAAACATCTTATTAGGCACTGTCATTACCGCCAGTGCTAGCGTCCATTTTCTAAAGTGTTTTCTATAGTGTAGTAAGTGAAACAAACAACATGACCTTTCCAAAGTTACAATTTATAAAAAGAAATGTTCTGTTCTTGTCATGACTCCCTTGTTGGGTGTCCCGTatcgacaaacaaacaaataagcaAGTGCTGACCTTTTCCGTCTCCTCTCGTCCAATTCCAGTTTCTGGTGGCGCTTTGCAAATATCTTGTCATCGAGATCCTGAAACAAAAAAGCAGCACGTGCGATACAGTTAAACGTACTGCAACATCAAAAAGGTTATCTAGGCTATAGCCCGAGCTCTTGGTAGCCTTGCATCACAGAGTTTGTGTCCCATTTGTGCTCGTGGTTTTTTTAGCAAGTTAAAATTCAAAATTACGGCCAACACTGTGTTGAAATCGCCAACAAcagcgcattgctcgtcaagtacggcaGCAAAACTGCGTTGCATtcgcataacactgtgtctaaaacaaaagaatTCGGCTatgtgtcggctacgtagtcaaCATAAGCATCgagccagtcgggaacatagatcgctgttgctcgacaaattggggattatttcccaccagacgtcacCACGAGCCGTTTCACCTCAATTTtactagcaaattaaaaataaatttaGCGTTCCTTGTCACACGAGTAACTCGTTGTGCCGGGTGCACAACCAACAAAAATGTTACACTATGCCGCTTAGACCTGTCTGTCTGCCGCCATATGATACTGTTAAAATAATGTCACTGCCATCCATTCAATGTGAGGCACCCTTCTGCGTCAATCCCAACTCACCTCTGTGCCCTCCATGGAATAGCCGCTGGGCATGGGGTGAAACCTCCATGTGGGAACTGAAACATGAACAAATTACTCGTTAGGGACATGCGCGGAAGGCATGCACTGCGGGCTTGCCTTCAATCTTCTCTGATGTCTCTTCTTCCGCTGTTATGCCGAGGCTCGTCTGTTCCACAATGCTGTAGTAGGGCGTCGTTGTCCACAGTATGGAAGATTCCACGTGGGGGGCCTCTACCTGTTTTCTCTTTGCCGGCGGCGGCCGAGACGTCCCGGCACGTACGCTCGACTCTGCGGAAGAAGCCCTCGCAGACGGCGTTGTTGCGGAGTCATTCGAGCGAGCCCTGCACGTTGTTAACCGCAGCGGAGAATTTTGATGAGAGTCCTCGCTGTGTAGGACTGAATGAGGATCGGTACCTTTTGCGTATCCTTGGGATGGCCTTCACGGGCCTGGAACGTCTCTGGGAAGTGCCCGAGGGCTGACTGGAAGAACTCTGCCGGGCATCAGTCTGCGTCGCAACAGTGGCCAAAGTTGGTCTCCGTGCTGCGGTGTCGCGAGTGGCCTGTGACAATTTCTTCTCCAGACGTTCCAACTTTTGTTTCAGCTGGAAGGGAAAGGACGTTGCAAAAGGGGCATTGCGTCACTGCAGGTTTCTGGGAAAATCAACCATGtgaatgatgacgatgattggtggaaccagaaagaaagaaaggaagaaataaataattttttttagGGTTTTGTTAGCTTAGTTGGCCCTCTGGTGTGCAACAAACCAGCACAGTGGATTTGTATTCCACAGCAAGAGTTGGAAGGAAACCACCTTTTGCTTTCACCGCACACCACACCGCCAGTTATGAAGTTTAGTCAAAATATAAATTTTGGTGCACGTGGCCACGCAGAACATTTTGATTTCAACAAAAGGCAATTCAGAAAGTACACGCAGTTGTCGCTCTCACAACACTGCGTCGAGCAAGTTTAGCCtgctgaaaaaataaaaataaaataaataacgcCTCCGTGCAGGgtcaaaagagaagaagaaaaagtgagAGAGATGAAGGAACGTAAAGGTAGCTGAAGTTACGTCAACCACTCCGACACCAACAGCAAGAAAACATGCGAAACAGATTTATTCTGCACCCCACTGAAGCCATGTTAGCCATATCtttctctgtcgtctgctagcatacTACATCCAAATTTCACGCACACCGATGTTGCGCGCAAACCTTTACAACTTTTGAAAGGCACATAGTGCGAACTAAATAGCGTCGTCACCAGCTCTATCTCTGCCACTGCGGAAGCTGCTTTCGAAAGTTCACATGCACATGCAAAAGTTTAGAACGGAAGGTGGAACTTACGGTCACATCACGAACGCACGACCGCTCATCTTATGCACAAACCGGTGCACGCGGCGTTCAATACTTCTTGATATGCTCAGTGCGAGcgaacaataaaaaaagaagaaaaatgccaTATCGGTGTGCAAATTATAATGTGGCCGGCATTACtacgaacaaacaaaacaaatcgTTTTTTGCAATTCACGCAAACCGCTCTGCTATCGGCATCAATGCgaggcccttttttttttttcttttctacccctgtttatttttgcattttttacGTTCACCTGCTGCACTAAACACACTCATCAAAAACAATTCCATACCAGCTGAAAGATGCGTATAATGATGACATGTTGAGCATTTGTTTATGAGCCGCCTTCATGTACACCGGCATGTGCCAATGCCCGACATGTACACAAACAGCATGTAAACAAAAGGTGGCCGAACCGTAAATTTTCAACGCAGACACCTTACcgcatctttttcttgttttaacGCTTGCAACTGCCTATCTCGCTTCAACAGCTGTTCTTGTTGTTGCTCTATTAAGTCTATGTGACTGAGAACAATTCCTCCCAACTTTTGCACTTCGACATCGTCTCTGCTATTCTGCCCCTTCACTTCACTACAGTTCGCGTATATGTGGTCGGTTTCGCAGGGCAGGGTAATCCTCTCCGACGAGCCGTCCTCAATTTGAGCCAATTCCGATGACTTTGTGCACGAAATGTGGTCGTGGAAGGCGGCTTCAAGGTTCCCAATGCTACCGTTATCCACGGCGTGATCACCATTTAGCACTGCGATGCTCTTTGACATATTTCGACGAGACTGACGACTTTCGATCCTCAGTCGCTCGCTGCCCAGCAGGTCGGATTTCATACTATCGCCCGTCATTAAGGCATCGACGACCATTTGAAGGCGAATACAATGTCAAGTTGTAGAGGACATTATCCCATCACCACAGATTAAAAGTCCACAAACGCCTACAAACGCAGCGTCCAAGCGCCATGTATATGACGTCATTACCATTCTCATTATTCACAGAAAATTAGTGTAATACTGTGTCGTGTTGTATAACTGAAATTTTGCTTGTACACTTTTGTAGGTAGTACATTATTGGGTGAGGTATTACTATATCCACGAAATCCGAGTTTGAAAAATCGCCACAGGCGGCGTCGCATTCGAAAACAGTCAGCCGTTGAGTTCGCAAGAGGCTGGAACTTGTGCTATCTGCTATGAAATCTGCAATGTTTTGATGTTAGGGAGTTGACGTCTAGCGCTGCGTGTTGCTTAGCTTGTATCTTTGAAAGAGTTTAAAGCTATTTTGGTTCAGTAATGTTCGACATGTTCGGTATATTTGGAAAGAAAAAATCGCAGGATCAGGCAGCTGTCGTGCCAGCTGACGAAGCACTAGAAGATGAGTTTGTTATGGTCGAAAGAAGAGGCAGCGCAAGCAAAGGGCAAGAGACCGTCGCGTACCCAATCACTGTAAGCGTGACTTGCGAAAATTAATGAAGTTGTTCAGTCATTACACTTCTTCAGAGTGGGAGCAAAAATAACTCCCCATATTGTGACTCAGGAAAATCTGTTAGCGAACTCTGATCCTAATTTCCCTCTCAAGCTCAGTGTAGAACTGTAATCTGTTAAAAGGCTTGTCTGGCGTCACAATTTACATGTTGCCGAACTTGTGCGAGCTACCTTGTTGTTGCTTCTTTTCAGACTGTTTACCCAAGTCTAAGGAAGGAGGACCATCAGGGCACAGCAGCACAAGGAAGTCAGTCGGGAGCGTTCAGTTTGAGCAGTGGAATAGACGGAGTTCCGTTTGTCTTGAACTCGTCGTTATCTTGCACAGCACAGCGAACCGATTTAAGCCTCCTCCTCCAAAGAATTGAAACCGTCCAGCGAACGCTTTCACTGAATTACGACTTTGCTTTGGAAAGGAGCATTGCAATGGAAACCAGAGCGCACTAACACTGTCTTAATGTACGCACATCTTCCAGTGAATGCATGGAGTGTGTGACAGCAGTGTACATATAATTCTATGAGGTTAAAATAATGCCCAAATATTTATATTTTATCATTGTAACTGCGGTGCTGCTATGAAGTGCCAGAATTGACATAATGTAGTATCACGAACGGCAAAGACGGCATGTTAGGTTGCGTCTGCATGTTTACAATGTTTGTGTTGCACTATTTTGTGGATAGGACAAAGATTACACAATATAGTTCTATATGATGCATACTTTCAGACAGAATTGTTTAACCTGATGTTCTGgaaacacacatgcacacataaATGAGTCAGTAGTGTCTttaaaaacgaaaacgaaactgcAGGCTACAGGGTGTACCAGGAGATCCTCTTGTAAATAACATGGAGGACAGAGTTATTGAAGTGTCCGTGCCTTTATACCAACGCACAAAAATGACTTTATTGTCGTTTAAAGTGTCGTGTGTGAGTGTCGAGAGCTTCGATGCAACAAGTGTTGGGAAGCAAGCTGGCTTTCATTTGGCttcgattattattattttttgctgAGAGTGTATGGTATAAATGGGATGATTTATGTTGTTTTGGGTAATTGGAGTAAATTTACACAAAACGTGTGTCAGCCTGGTGTGGATACATGCTGTGCTTGCCATCGTTATGGATTAGTATTGAGATGGTATTTTAGACAAGCCACCAGAAGTACATTTGTCTAGCCTTTGAACCCTAAAAATCAGTGGAAAATCTGAATACGTTGCCATGCACATGATATGCTTTCAGCAGTATTTGCGTTTGTAAACTGGTCTGCAGACGAAGATAATTTTTACACATTTTTCGCTGCTCACCTGTGTGCTTGCTACCATTCAAGTTATGGCAAAGAGGGTGTCAATGGCAAATTGGAAGAATAAATTATAAGAAATGTACATGTTCAACCAGGAAACTGCAAAGTGctcatattttgagcaagataaaCATGTGGCAAGATTTATATATATGCAACATTGTTTGCACATGCAGTTGCAGGAAAACGTCTTCCATGCATAGAAACCCGTGCGTGGGAACaggttcccctgaagtcggcccaggacgcatattataCCCACcctttctcctcctccttcctgcTGGCCTCTCTCCATGTTGCTATAGCGCATCGCAATGTAGAGGAATTTAAGAGAACTGTGCAGAGGCTACAAATGCAATCtctccaatagacctctcctttcttgtaaacaaatgacgtcatagtgttcgacagcgccaccaatttggtagagttgaactacgctcaaagctagggggcgaacaaggtcgcgctcgaaagccacggtcttgaggggattacgatggtccccgaaagggacgcgaccttcggtcctacttttctttcagtaggaggcagcgaacaagtgcccattcgtggaacccagccctccccttcagatttgtttcggtttcagtctgtctaccaacgtcatggtgacgtttccCGGGTAGAGGTCCATTGGAACCGCACTTTAAGCGGCCGTGACCAAGGAAACGCGCCGTCTTCAGCCGCATGGGCTTTCTGTGTCAGAAATCTACGGTGATTGGCTGCAGCAGACGACTGGgtattttccctgggtttcttccagctcccgtggctcagtggttagcgtgcggGGCACCTCAGGTCGAGACTGGGGGGTACCCggaatcccagtgccggctgtgctgtttggggtttttgctgggttttcctcagacgctttcagacatagtatgtcggcacagttctcttagaagtcggcccaggacgcacattcccccagggcgtcagtcgtgacgttgcccacatatgtgaggccgacaacggcgagccccttCATCATCACCACCCTGGGTTTCTCGTCACAGCCCTGTCACGTGTCACTGAGACTGGAAGGTATCCCGTTTCGGATTCcgctgccggctgtgctgctgTCTGGGGATTTTCCTGGGTATTCCTCAGACATAtaggtcggcacagttcccttagacgTCGGTCCAGGtggcacattcccccagagcgttagccgTGACGTTAACCCGCCTCTGTGAGGCtcacaacggcgagctctttcattagcaccaccaccaccacgctggGTTTCTTtcatcggcacagttccctgtgaagtcgacccaggacgcactatAGTCATGGCGTTGCCCGCCGAGCGTGGTCGACTACGGCaggcagttccatcaccacctTGACATACCCATGTATCGAAGGAGGGCAATCGAGCGAAGAGGTGTTgctcagtgatttatccagaccctctACCCCACCCTAGCACCTCCGAAATCTAGAGGAGatcccctaaaattttgtgagattgcgcaAATTTTGTCAAGAGCGTGTAAACACACCCCCTTGAAGAgctcactcccccccccccccccggacgaaattctgggtaaaccacttgTGTTGCTTGAGGGCCAGTACCCCCTGAAATCCTTTGCGTAAAATTGGGGAAAAAATGACAGCACCGCTTATTGAACGAGTGGAAATCGTGGATGTCGCTTGCTTTTCCACCATCATTGGTGTCTGTTCAAAGAACCTTTTAGGGCTTGCAGAGCTACAGTGCTTCAAGTCCCTGACCTGGAGCTCCACTGGTGAATCTCCCCAACATTACAATCACTGTTTGCATGGGACCTTCGCTTTCTACCTGCTTAAACACAACCACACTTCAGTTGAGTACTCGAACATAATGGTATGTCAATGACGAGCTTAATTTCCCGCATTGTCTCCAAGTTCCAGAACCCATTGTAGATTTGTGCAAGAGGTCCTACACTAAAGGACATTCTTTAGCCACATTATGTGCATGAATGGAATCTCAACGatggttttctttctttcccgtCGGTAGTACAGATAGGACGTGCAGACAGGCTTGGCGAGTTTCCGTCGCCCCATATGGGTTGGGCTCGTGCTCCCCGTCGCTATCACCGAGCGCTTCCTATGTTGTGCGCGACCTCTTGCAAGTTCCGCACCTGCGATGCGCCTGTAGTTGAGAAACAGCCCTGATGTTTCGTCGCTGCATAGTGAAGAATACCGTAGTTTGACGAGAGGAGGACACTTCTTCGCAGGTCCTGTAGTACCGAACTCTCTGGAGCATTGGTCCAGGTCAGCACGTCGTGCCAGAAGGGTACGTGAGATGGGAGTAAGCTGCACGGGCGTATTCTTTCGGAGCATTGTGAAGCGCGATGTATTGGTTTCGTCTGAGCCCAAGTGTTCCATGAAGGGGCCCTAAGCCTTAGATGATGAGGAGATGCGGGGACCCGGAATCTAAGTATTGTTTATTTGAGCATTGGAAGCATGATTCAATGATGCATGCGTGCTCCAATGCACTTGTTTATGGCAGAAGCTACAGGAGCCGGCTAGGAGATGTGTATCTTTTACCCATGCAGTCTttttcaacctccccttgttattttaccaaccaccaaccaaccaacccacattttttctttctttttttacggtAAACTAAATCAATGTGCTCATGTCTTCAGGCTCAACGGAATTTTATAACCATATCCAATTTTTTGGTAATTGCGCAACAATTTTAATGTAGttttttgtatgtatttgtcgtATACACTTAGTCATGTCATGCACGGTCATACAGAGTCATATTGTTGTAGCCCCGTTTTCCTGAACAGGGAAGTCATCTGGCAAGACTTCGAAAGTGTCAGTTAGCCGCAATCGAAAATTATCATGGGCAACAATAGTTTCCATAGTTGACGATATAATTTCAACTACTATTCTGCACCCGAAAGCGATACCAAAGCAAGTGAACAACATGACGAAAAGGAACTGATGCGGCGCACTAAATACAAATACGAATAGAACTGAGCCTGGATGATTTGCCAGACTTTTCTGCCCTGTACTAGCTCTCGTTATGGGGTGAAGCGTCCACTCGAAGATGCTTGCGCTCGGAGTGAGTTGACGGCATCTCCACTGAGCAGGTGCCACTCAGTGAGGATTGGAGTGCTGAGGAGGTGCTGAGCGGATATATGCAGTGGACTGGGCTTAGCACCCAGGTTCCCAATTGGCCCTTTTAGACAATTTACCATTACCCAGTGATATTTTATTCCGTCGCTGTTGTCGGTGCTCCGTTCATCATTTCTTATTCGCGAGCCGTGTACTAAAATCCACGTGTACCGCCTTGCAGGCTTCATCATGAACCGTACAACCTCAAAATGGTTCTACACCGTAAGGGCACCCACCATTCCTCCAAGCGTGCCGACCACATCCAAGCTGCTCACTACTAGCTGGCGTTCCCTGTTTCCCCAACGTGCTCCTATATTCCCCAATCCTTCGTCCGTCCCAGAAGTGAACGCCACTACATTTATCGAATACCAAGAAACGCGCACTACAACTGCAGCCGCGAGCAAGCACCATCATGTTCTTTTCGACGATATGACAAAGAACACAGCTTACTACTACGGCGACACCATTGTTTCAATCATGGCGGTTCTTCTTGTGCTCTTCATACTGTGTTCCATCGTCGGCAACGTCATGGTCATTTTAACCATCTTCCGTCATCGAGGAATGCGTACGAGAACCAACATGTTCATCGTCAACCTGGCCGTTGCGGATATCCTGGTCGCTGTCCTGGACATGCCCGTGTCCCTGATTACGTTGCTGAAGGGGGACTGGATCCTGGGCTACAACTTCTGCGAGTTCAACGGCTTCACGATGGCCTTGCTGTTGATGTGCTCGATTCACACGCTGATGTACATAAGTGTGCACAAATACATCAGCATAACGCGACCCTTCAGCAGGGCGATGACAAAGCAGAGGATCATCATATTGATTGCTGCATCCTGGCTGTGGCCGCTATTCTGTGCCGTCACTCCGTTCTTCGGTAAGTGGTGTTACTTCTACGTTCTGACTCTTCTCCTAAAACAAAACGTCTGTGAACGCAGCTTCTGTGGATCGCATGGGCGTACCGAAAGGGGGgcatggggggaggggggcgtgcCCCCCTGGAGatccaaggtcgcttgtgaaaatagtgcgctctttagtcataggccgtaatgattattttcaaatgtcatagtaggaacctctgaacagtccgcaacgtccgcctccagaaaaagaggtggtaggGGAGGGGGGTTACACGCTTGCCCCCCACCCCCTCCGcctggaagcactttgcctCCCTTTGGAAAAAATCGCGGGAACGCCCATATGGTGGCTCGACTGCTTCAGTGGATCAGTTGGTAGCGCCTACGTAAGAGAACCCTCGTCCGGGCCAAATTAATTGCCTCGGTTTATTAATTACTAATTAACTGGACTTCTCTTTATTATACGTTCTTGTCCTGTAGATTAATTTCCTTCTGCATATTTCTCTTACACAGGAATCACGGATATAGTCTACAAACGAGGCGCGTCCCAATGTGGTCCGGCCTACCCGCGCACATTACTGCAGAGCCTCCACTCCTTGGTTATCAGTTTcaccaattattttcttccCCTGGGCGTCATGATGTTCTGCTACGTAAGCATCTTCCGTGCCATCGGACACCACCTGAGCCGCGTCCAGGCCACTTCCAACataggcctccacagctccgtAATTCAACAGAAGCGCATTACGATCACCTTGGTCCTTGTCCTGGTCTGCTTCTTTCTGTGCTGGACGCCGTACATCGTGTACAGCGTCTTCGTGAACATTACGAAGAACAAGGCAGCAGTGCCCTACATTCTGAACCCCATAGTAAGTTCTCACTGTTGCTGCTGAACGGGCAGGGCGTCTCCGAGCTTACTCAAGTTGTGCCTGTTAAGTATTATTCGTTGACTGAAGCAGCCTATAATGGTTAGTAACATTCACCTCGCTACTTATCTatatcagttactttttaattCGATCGGGAGTGAGAAGTCGACGCGGGGCAGCCGTGATGGCTTCCTGTCCAAACTGCTACAGGAGTGCAAAAAAGAAGTTTCTTGCTTCTGTCAGTCATTTTAATTTCCTTTCGTCTCACTTGGCTTAGGGCTACTGGTTCGGCTACATGAACTCTGCCTGTAACCCGATCATCTACGCTTTTCGAAGTCCGTCATTTCGACATGGCTACATGGAGATCCTCCTTGGGCGAGGCATGGGTACCGTCAGCGGAGAAGGTGAGGGCATATCAGGCATACACGAATGTAGACGATAAAGGGCCTATAGgaagagaaaggaagaaaatgccCTTGCCACTTAATATCATAGCTATGGCTATCGTTGTGCTGATGGTGCAAAGCTTCTTCGCTCTTTCTCGAATGATCCCTAATgtgtatatgtattatattaAGCTGATACGCCAAACGGTAACTACGAGCATCAAAAATAACACTTGGGTGCTTCTATCACCCAGAAGGTTACAGGGAAcaacacagtaaaatacatgcATAGGATTGGGTGTGATACAAACGTTCTAAAttgtctttgcttttttttgttaCATAAGACATTAAAAAAACATcccttcaacgacccttcacaaacgttacacaacccttcacacgaccccACGCAGCGCTAACTCAAGACAGCATCcacagccaaacgagcctttcgggcttcctccgacTCAGCTTGGCagcgccgtctcgcagcctctGCCTTCTTTCGCCGGCGCTCTTGCGCACAGCTTTCATGAACCATGGCGCAACCACGCTgacacgtctgaacctgtcgaATACCACAGCTGCACTGGCCGGTGCGCAGTGTCGCGCGTTCTCCACGCGTCCTCTCCTTCCCTCTACATTCACCGCCCATGCGCGCCGCGctgtggctacagacagaccacgccgcaaTTCTTGCGTACGAGGACTCGAATGCTAacgcataaaaaaaaaggaaaagaacagctagcaactgacgtaaataagCGAGCGCCCTTTATGAAGCTCTTGCCCACGAATCACCAGTGTCATGCAGGGAAGGTGCTTGGCGTTCGCTCTGCGCTTTTATCCATAACTATCATCTGTACTTACAGGTAGCACGGGACCCCACAAGTCATCGAGCTTCAAAAATAAATTAGCAGCCGCAGGTGAGCATTCTTTTACTAAGTGGCTGTCCGCCATTATCAACACACAATGTCCAGCATGTCCCTGATCAACTGACGGCGAGTTCGTGAAAAtttacgagaaaaaaaaaagcaaaaaaaaaagcgtgctCAGTATCAGCTGTAGGGATACGCGTGTCTGTTAGCTCTCTAATACATTTATGGTTGAATGTCTGCTGCTGTCAGCTCTTGCAGAAGGAGAAGAATCGTGTGCTCCAAAGTCTGCCACTGGGAAGCCTCCTCGGCCCAAGCGATTCCTGTCGCAAACGAGTTGGGTGAGCCTTCCGCTCATTCCAATCACTGCGCGACGGCCACCGTTCAACTCTAGTTCCAGCTCGCATTCGTCGTCTGCAGACGACAATTTGCGCAAGCATCACAGCGAAGGAAACGTCCTGACGCAAAACGATGAAGTCCCCCAGGAAGACGAACCAGCTTCTCCTCTCCACAGGGCTGTGTCCACGATTCTTGAATCGCCAACAGAGACTGAGAACGCTGGCAGGGGATCTGAGAGAGATTTAgacaaggaaaaagaaataaaagatgTACGGATCTAGTGTGTGGATTTCGAAAGTCGAGTCTGCTTATGTTGTGCTTATGGTTGTGGGCCTTGTGGACCA is from Ornithodoros turicata isolate Travis chromosome 8, ASM3712646v1, whole genome shotgun sequence and encodes:
- the LOC135367209 gene encoding male-specific lethal 1-like 1; protein product: MVVDALMTGDSMKSDLLGSERLRIESRQSRRNMSKSIAVLNGDHAVDNGSIGNLEAAFHDHISCTKSSELAQIEDGSSERITLPCETDHIYANCSEVKGQNSRDDVEVQKLGGIVLSHIDLIEQQQEQLLKRDRQLQALKQEKDALKQKLERLEKKLSQATRDTAARRPTLATVATQTDARQSSSSQPSGTSQRRSRPVKAIPRIRKRARSNDSATTPSARASSAESSVRAGTSRPPPAKRKQVEAPHVESSILWTTTPYYSIVEQTSLGITAEEETSEKIEVPTWRFHPMPSGYSMEGTEDLDDKIFAKRHQKLELDERRRKRWDIQRLREQRRTERLLQRQRASQEDADDIRKRQLGSFFFSPKNVHCIEVTDKLPVVAFGHPVPSLQAEEFSLPWFDTAERERREQSKQTARRPSKSHNPGHRR
- the LOC135367211 gene encoding octopamine receptor beta-2R-like, with the protein product MNRTTSKWFYTVRAPTIPPSVPTTSKLLTTSWRSLFPQRAPIFPNPSSVPEVNATTFIEYQETRTTTAAASKHHHVLFDDMTKNTAYYYGDTIVSIMAVLLVLFILCSIVGNVMVILTIFRHRGMRTRTNMFIVNLAVADILVAVLDMPVSLITLLKGDWILGYNFCEFNGFTMALLLMCSIHTLMYISVHKYISITRPFSRAMTKQRIIILIAASWLWPLFCAVTPFFGITDIVYKRGASQCGPAYPRTLLQSLHSLVISFTNYFLPLGVMMFCYVSIFRAIGHHLSRVQATSNIGLHSSVIQQKRITITLVLVLVCFFLCWTPYIVYSVFVNITKNKAAVPYILNPIGYWFGYMNSACNPIIYAFRSPSFRHGYMEILLGRGMGTVSGEGSTGPHKSSSFKNKLAAAALAEGEESCAPKSATGKPPRPKRFLSQTSWVSLPLIPITARRPPFNSSSSSHSSSADDNLRKHHSEGNVLTQNDEVPQEDEPASPLHRAVSTILESPTETENAGRGSERDLDKEKEIKDVRI